A genome region from Nitrospira sp. includes the following:
- a CDS encoding carboxypeptidase-like regulatory domain-containing protein, which produces MRYLVAVMCAVLAGVNCPAQAYEGTTVTDGGTLTGTVMLEGTVPKPKGYNLTTLPDQFYCGRISDGQGWRILQPFQVGPAGEFRDVVVYLEGIDKGKPFHEGGVPQIDAKDCLFEPFTTVVRDDQSVTVVNMDPVMHDIQAYETSRLGARVLFNVPLPMNPAHPRNLKDRSDAGMYHKHMAGPPMKELVKLSKGRRIFVMQCGFHAYMESWGLAVTNPYFAKTDEQGRFTLTDVPPGTYQLVVWHPYIRTATEQTVTIGPKGAVEANIVVPAPTGRLYANEVMEHPYNRYNVLEETKQEIDPMIHKQEH; this is translated from the coding sequence ATGCGATATCTAGTGGCGGTCATGTGTGCTGTGCTGGCTGGGGTGAATTGCCCCGCGCAGGCCTACGAGGGAACGACAGTGACGGACGGCGGTACCCTCACGGGGACGGTCATGCTGGAGGGAACGGTTCCCAAGCCGAAAGGCTACAACCTCACAACCTTGCCGGACCAATTTTATTGCGGGCGCATTTCGGACGGGCAAGGGTGGCGCATTCTGCAGCCATTTCAGGTCGGGCCTGCGGGCGAGTTTCGCGACGTCGTGGTCTATCTTGAAGGGATCGACAAGGGCAAACCCTTCCACGAAGGGGGCGTGCCGCAAATCGACGCAAAAGATTGCCTGTTCGAACCGTTCACCACCGTCGTGCGTGACGATCAATCGGTCACGGTCGTTAACATGGACCCGGTCATGCACGACATCCAAGCCTATGAAACGTCGCGTCTGGGTGCGCGGGTGCTGTTTAATGTGCCGCTGCCGATGAATCCGGCGCACCCCCGTAACCTCAAGGATCGCAGCGATGCCGGGATGTATCACAAACACATGGCCGGTCCGCCGATGAAAGAGTTGGTGAAACTCAGCAAAGGCCGCCGGATCTTCGTCATGCAATGCGGCTTCCATGCGTATATGGAGAGTTGGGGACTGGCTGTCACCAATCCCTACTTTGCCAAGACGGATGAACAGGGCCGGTTCACCTTGACCGATGTGCCCCCCGGGACCTACCAGCTGGTGGTCTGGCATCCGTACATTCGTACCGCGACCGAGCAAACCGTCACGATCGGTCCGAAGGGGGCGGTGGAGGCGAATATCGTGGTCCCGGCCCCGACGGGGCGGCTCTATGCCAACGAGGTGATGGAGCATCCGTACAATCGCTACAACGTGCTTGAGGAAACAAAGCAAGAAATCGACCCGATGATCCACAAGCAGGAGCACTAA
- a CDS encoding NADH-quinone oxidoreductase subunit H, with product MQSIVHIFLVVVQLALLLTFSPLVVGLIRKVKARLQCRRGASLFQPYADLAKLFRKQPVISSTTSWIFTAAPYIVFASTVAAGLLMPVFVSHTPLNFAGNIIALVYLLALGTFFLILAGLDAGSAFGGMGSSREAIVATLAEPAMMLSILSIALTAGSTNLSTIVHQSALMEGMAVAPPAHLMALAALFMVTLAETGRVPVDNPATHLELTMIHEAMLLEYSGRYLALMEWAAGIKLLVFLTLIVNVFAPWGIATSLAPSAIAVGLLVYLGKVAGLAIVIGVIESMFAKLRLFRVPEMLGAAFILSLLALVFFYTLKR from the coding sequence ATGCAGTCGATCGTTCACATCTTCTTGGTCGTCGTTCAACTGGCGCTGTTGTTGACCTTCTCTCCGTTGGTCGTTGGACTGATCCGAAAGGTGAAGGCACGCCTGCAGTGCCGACGTGGGGCGAGTCTCTTCCAGCCCTATGCGGATCTGGCCAAGCTCTTTCGGAAGCAGCCGGTGATCTCTTCGACGACCTCGTGGATTTTTACTGCGGCGCCGTACATCGTCTTTGCCTCGACGGTGGCCGCGGGGCTGCTGATGCCGGTGTTTGTTTCGCACACGCCGTTGAACTTTGCGGGGAACATCATCGCGCTCGTGTATTTGCTGGCGTTGGGGACCTTCTTCCTGATTCTGGCCGGACTCGATGCGGGGTCGGCGTTCGGCGGAATGGGCAGCAGCCGAGAGGCGATCGTGGCGACGTTGGCCGAGCCGGCTATGATGTTGTCCATCCTCTCCATTGCACTGACAGCCGGCTCCACAAATTTGAGCACCATCGTTCACCAATCGGCCTTGATGGAAGGAATGGCCGTGGCTCCGCCCGCGCATTTGATGGCGTTGGCCGCCTTGTTCATGGTGACGCTGGCGGAAACGGGCCGTGTCCCGGTGGACAACCCCGCAACGCACCTGGAGCTGACGATGATCCACGAGGCCATGTTGCTCGAATATTCCGGGCGGTACCTGGCGTTGATGGAATGGGCGGCCGGGATCAAGTTGCTGGTGTTCTTGACCCTGATCGTGAATGTCTTCGCCCCGTGGGGCATCGCGACGAGCCTGGCGCCATCGGCGATCGCCGTCGGTCTTCTGGTGTATCTCGGAAAAGTGGCTGGCCTGGCCATTGTGATCGGCGTGATCGAATCGATGTTCGCGAAGCTACGGTTGTTCCGGGTGCCGGAAATGTTGGGCGCGGCTTTCATCCTATCGTTGCTCGCGCTGGTGTTTTTTTACACATTAAAAAGGTAA
- a CDS encoding tetratricopeptide repeat protein, with protein MSANGARSAKSQASLHSVSSEEWLGRIGRLQDALTVCPTDVGARCELATLLERLEQPEEALSHWQTLLTRDPNSLKAREGVARCRQQAGRPLQSPS; from the coding sequence ATGTCGGCGAACGGTGCACGTTCCGCAAAATCACAAGCTTCCTTGCACTCCGTCTCGAGCGAGGAATGGCTCGGGCGAATCGGGCGCCTGCAAGATGCGCTGACCGTGTGTCCGACCGATGTCGGGGCGCGGTGCGAATTAGCGACGTTATTGGAGCGGTTGGAGCAACCGGAGGAGGCCTTGTCCCATTGGCAAACGCTGCTGACCCGTGATCCGAACAGCCTCAAGGCGCGCGAAGGAGTGGCGCGCTGTCGTCAGCAGGCAGGCCGTCCGTTACAGTCGCCTAGCTAA
- a CDS encoding ATP-binding protein translates to MFRPIPEAAFLRRAPYRLIAAVLLMLALVVAVILLFSLEQEKLLLQGVTQGKTVPTDLFPALWQSRRDLMLVALIVFLVSAIGITAVITFLHYDSTIRTLEEVKGLARHILQSIPTGVLTLNRRGIITAINPSAETVLKRASIDMLGYSYELVFTEGNPIRGALDAALRSHVYMSQRDLPYEHRDRTPHTIRVSTAELTGDEGQSAGVILQAQDVTEWLALERRVRVAEKLAALHTLSAGVAHELRNPLSAIDLNLHLLEEEFTEQGGAAKHAAHYLQVLNAECRRLSVILDNFMKFARPGVIGLHAVDLPALMAHIMALMQFEAEERRIDLEQHVGLDIPPVLGDETQISQVLVNIVVNAFHAMPNGGRCRITAEPRTGEGNRWVVIEVSDTGIGIEPGDLPRLFEPFYTTKSSGTGLGLAIAYRIMQDHGGTIQVSSVPGSGTTVVLQFPVAVDEQQRVAVTS, encoded by the coding sequence ATGTTTAGGCCAATTCCCGAAGCCGCCTTCCTCCGGAGAGCTCCCTATCGGTTGATCGCAGCCGTCCTGCTGATGTTGGCGTTGGTCGTGGCGGTCATTCTGCTCTTCAGTCTGGAGCAGGAGAAACTGCTCCTGCAGGGCGTCACTCAAGGCAAGACGGTTCCCACGGATTTGTTTCCCGCGCTGTGGCAGTCGCGTCGCGATTTGATGCTGGTCGCCCTCATTGTCTTTCTGGTGAGCGCGATCGGGATCACCGCGGTCATCACGTTTCTGCACTATGACAGCACCATTCGAACCCTGGAAGAAGTGAAAGGGCTGGCGCGCCACATTCTCCAGAGCATTCCGACCGGCGTGCTGACGTTGAATCGTCGGGGCATTATTACGGCCATTAATCCCTCGGCGGAAACGGTCCTGAAGCGTGCGTCGATCGACATGCTGGGCTATTCGTACGAATTGGTGTTTACGGAGGGAAATCCTATTCGCGGGGCGCTCGATGCGGCGTTGCGGTCGCATGTCTACATGAGTCAGCGGGATCTGCCTTATGAACATCGCGATCGTACACCACATACTATCCGCGTCAGCACCGCTGAATTGACCGGTGATGAGGGGCAATCGGCCGGCGTGATCCTTCAGGCGCAGGATGTGACGGAATGGTTGGCTCTTGAACGGAGAGTCCGGGTTGCCGAAAAGCTGGCGGCGTTGCATACCTTGTCTGCCGGGGTGGCGCATGAGTTGCGCAATCCGCTGAGTGCCATCGATTTGAATCTGCATCTCCTTGAAGAAGAATTCACGGAGCAAGGGGGAGCGGCGAAACATGCCGCGCATTATCTTCAGGTGTTGAATGCCGAGTGCCGGCGTCTCTCGGTGATTCTCGACAATTTCATGAAATTTGCGCGGCCCGGTGTCATCGGCCTCCATGCGGTTGATTTGCCTGCCCTGATGGCGCACATCATGGCGCTCATGCAGTTCGAAGCGGAGGAGCGCCGGATCGATCTGGAGCAACACGTGGGCTTGGATATTCCTCCGGTGTTGGGCGACGAGACACAAATCAGCCAGGTATTGGTCAATATCGTCGTCAACGCCTTTCACGCCATGCCCAACGGCGGGAGATGCCGTATCACGGCGGAACCACGCACAGGGGAGGGGAATCGCTGGGTGGTGATTGAAGTGAGTGACACGGGCATCGGTATTGAGCCGGGCGACCTGCCGCGCCTCTTCGAGCCGTTCTATACGACCAAGTCCAGTGGAACCGGGCTCGGCCTCGCCATCGCCTACCGGATCATGCAGGATCATGGCGGGACCATTCAGGTGTCGAGCGTGCCGGGGAGTGGGACTACAGTGGTGCTGCAATTTCCAGTTGCGGTCGATGAACAGCAGCGTGTGGCGGTGACATCGTGA
- a CDS encoding hydrogenase: MPASTQLGSQLVDLCSVLLLLCCFAIVAQRRLSACVDLFAVQSAFLAATAALVAFLTGHKHIYFAAALTVVIKVIVLPRILRKVIERLNVSRELGMNINIPAGLLICGALVIIAFFITQPIIPLGYLLTRDSLAIALAIILIGFFTMIARQKAITQMVGFLVMENGVFLGATAAAYGMPLIVELGVFFDVLVAGLIVGIYTHRLQDTFDSVDTSTLTVLKE, translated from the coding sequence GTGCCAGCTTCGACCCAATTGGGCTCCCAACTCGTCGACCTCTGCTCGGTCCTGTTGTTGCTCTGTTGTTTTGCCATTGTGGCGCAGCGTCGACTCTCCGCCTGCGTGGATCTCTTTGCGGTGCAGTCGGCGTTCCTGGCGGCGACGGCCGCACTCGTCGCATTTCTGACCGGGCACAAGCACATATACTTCGCGGCAGCCTTAACGGTCGTCATCAAAGTGATCGTCCTGCCTCGCATTCTCAGGAAGGTCATCGAACGATTAAATGTGTCCCGGGAACTCGGGATGAACATCAACATTCCGGCGGGCCTGCTGATCTGCGGCGCGTTGGTGATCATCGCCTTCTTTATCACGCAGCCCATCATTCCGCTCGGATACCTGCTGACGCGCGATTCCCTGGCCATTGCGCTGGCCATTATTTTGATCGGATTTTTCACCATGATTGCCCGGCAGAAAGCGATTACGCAGATGGTCGGCTTCCTGGTCATGGAAAACGGGGTGTTCCTAGGCGCAACGGCCGCCGCGTACGGTATGCCGCTGATCGTTGAATTGGGTGTGTTCTTTGATGTGTTGGTGGCCGGGCTGATCGTCGGGATTTACACGCATCGGCTACAGGATACGTTCGATAGCGTGGACACCAGCACGCTCACGGTGCTGAAGGAATGA
- a CDS encoding DUF1566 domain-containing protein, protein MPRLVRSAACLIGLCVGFTPGLVQAEEGTSRFVLELDGQAVKDVVSGLTWEREPDYIFDVWDRSVARCATKTVGGRQGWRAPSIDEIKTLVDLDQQDPSLPQGHPFRNIRSGIYWTATPHPTDDIVAWQQSFFSGQAVTDQKSGMRRLWCLLAVAPK, encoded by the coding sequence TTGCCTAGGCTCGTTCGAAGTGCAGCCTGCCTGATCGGGCTCTGTGTCGGTTTCACGCCGGGGCTTGTCCAAGCCGAAGAGGGTACGTCACGGTTCGTTCTGGAGCTGGACGGCCAGGCGGTGAAGGATGTGGTGAGCGGGCTGACCTGGGAGCGTGAACCGGATTATATCTTCGATGTGTGGGATCGCTCAGTCGCCCGTTGTGCCACCAAAACAGTCGGTGGCCGACAGGGCTGGCGCGCTCCGAGCATCGACGAAATCAAGACGCTGGTGGATTTGGATCAACAGGATCCCTCGCTTCCGCAGGGGCATCCGTTTCGCAATATTCGGTCCGGCATCTATTGGACGGCAACACCCCATCCCACCGATGACATCGTCGCCTGGCAACAAAGTTTCTTCTCTGGCCAAGCGGTGACCGATCAAAAATCCGGCATGCGCCGTCTCTGGTGCCTGCTGGCAGTCGCACCTAAGTAA
- a CDS encoding ABC transporter ATP-binding protein — translation MPGPNLQLKPVRSTLWAEVSRLAFVIGLEQRILMLIVSYALAIALFSLVVPLTVQELVNSFAISIQPVMIVTLALIILIGLLFIGFFRVFQTSATEILFQRLYTRIAIAMTEHLPRVREDVFVPSYANYFGEAELLPRAVVVVLVDLINVVISGATGMLILVVYHPNFLVYNAFLIGGFGLVQFMSARGGVQATQTVSQLHYDLMTWMQDIAQNRLHFKATQSAPLLLSKTDRLLDSYLSARRARSGVLTWRQYVSTVIWEAVCHSSMIGMGGWLLSVGQITLGQFVAAEVIVGTLLLNLDTVTRRMYAVTYILTSFDELTRVFSLPKDDVTEEASLARLADPAIHGLRVTCKNAAFAYPNSPPVIEGFNLEVVPGEKVAVISSTSTGKSTLALLLAGLSRPTAGVIRFNDVDLREMTMEEINAARALVLDSHLTLFGGTLEENISLGRPSVKFEDLRWALRFTGLEDDADRWSRGLETQALAGGKLFTKSQILRILVARAIVTRPQLLIFDGTLHNMEPDLRQILLRRLCSKEEAWSVIFVTNDPSIGEYVDRRVMLG, via the coding sequence ATGCCTGGCCCCAATCTACAGCTGAAGCCGGTTCGCAGCACCCTGTGGGCAGAGGTGTCCCGGCTTGCGTTTGTGATCGGCCTCGAACAGCGCATTCTCATGCTCATCGTCTCCTACGCCTTGGCCATTGCTCTCTTCTCGCTGGTCGTTCCTCTGACCGTTCAGGAACTCGTCAATAGCTTCGCCATTTCGATCCAGCCGGTCATGATTGTGACCCTCGCATTGATCATTCTGATCGGGCTGCTCTTCATCGGGTTCTTTCGGGTCTTTCAGACGAGCGCGACGGAAATACTTTTTCAGCGTCTCTATACCCGTATCGCGATCGCCATGACGGAACATCTGCCTCGGGTGCGGGAAGACGTGTTCGTGCCCAGCTACGCGAACTACTTCGGAGAAGCGGAATTATTGCCGCGCGCGGTGGTGGTTGTGCTGGTCGACCTGATCAACGTGGTGATTTCCGGTGCGACCGGGATGCTCATCCTAGTCGTCTATCATCCGAACTTCCTCGTCTACAACGCGTTTCTGATCGGCGGGTTTGGGCTGGTGCAATTCATGTCCGCGCGAGGAGGCGTTCAAGCGACGCAGACGGTCTCGCAACTCCATTACGATCTCATGACCTGGATGCAGGATATCGCGCAAAATCGCCTGCATTTCAAGGCCACCCAGAGCGCGCCCTTGTTGCTCAGTAAAACCGATCGGCTGCTGGATTCGTACTTGTCGGCGAGACGAGCCCGCTCCGGCGTGTTGACCTGGCGTCAGTACGTCAGCACGGTGATCTGGGAGGCGGTGTGTCACAGCAGCATGATCGGCATGGGCGGGTGGCTGCTGTCGGTTGGACAGATCACGCTCGGGCAGTTTGTGGCCGCCGAAGTCATTGTCGGCACACTCCTGCTCAATCTCGATACGGTGACGCGTCGAATGTACGCCGTCACCTATATCCTGACTTCGTTCGACGAGCTGACACGGGTTTTCTCCCTTCCCAAAGACGATGTCACAGAAGAGGCGTCGCTCGCGCGGTTGGCCGATCCCGCGATCCACGGTCTTCGTGTGACGTGTAAAAATGCCGCGTTTGCCTATCCCAACTCCCCACCGGTCATTGAGGGGTTCAATCTAGAGGTGGTGCCCGGAGAAAAGGTGGCGGTCATTTCCTCGACCAGCACGGGGAAATCCACCCTCGCCCTGTTGCTGGCCGGTCTGTCTCGCCCGACCGCCGGGGTGATTCGATTCAACGATGTGGATCTCCGCGAGATGACCATGGAGGAGATCAATGCCGCTCGTGCGCTGGTCCTCGATTCGCATCTGACGTTGTTCGGAGGGACGCTGGAGGAAAATATCTCACTCGGACGGCCGTCGGTCAAATTCGAAGACCTTCGCTGGGCGCTGAGGTTTACGGGATTGGAGGATGATGCCGATAGATGGTCGCGCGGCCTGGAAACCCAGGCTCTGGCAGGAGGAAAGCTCTTCACGAAGAGTCAGATTCTGCGCATCCTCGTCGCCCGTGCGATCGTGACGCGGCCGCAATTGCTCATCTTCGATGGGACGTTACATAACATGGAACCGGATCTGAGGCAGATTCTGCTGCGGCGACTTTGCTCAAAGGAGGAAGCGTGGTCGGTGATCTTCGTCACCAACGATCCTTCCATCGGAGAATATGTCGATCGCCGCGTCATGCTGGGGTGA
- a CDS encoding sigma-54 dependent transcriptional regulator: MTPGADILVVDDEVNIRGALVTLLEKKGHRVRGAGTGEEALEQLEATAADLVMTDLKMPGMGGMEFLRRLKGKWPDTEVVVMTAYGSIDTAVEAMRCGAYDYLTKPIDRERFPFVVEKALERHALASENRQLRSHLETRTRFDQMVGESEPLRRVYDLVEMVAESDVTVLLTGESGTGKELVARAIHHRSARANGPFITLNCGALPENLFESELFGYDKGAFTGAMTTKLGRFELAHEGTLLLDEVGELSLKSQVDFLRVLETKEFRRLGGTKVISVDARIIAATNRNLEEAVKQGDFREDLYYRLNVVPIHLPPLRARSEDIPLLVIQFLTAFSAQYRREPKEVSRDAMRSLRLYAWPGNIRQLRNLMERLVVTVKDATIQSEHLPEEIQASKEDARTMLVTLGMSLEQIERDVIQRTLAEVTNHREKAAKLLGISLRALQYKIKEYGIRG, from the coding sequence GTGACCCCAGGCGCCGACATCCTCGTCGTAGACGATGAGGTCAATATCCGCGGCGCGTTGGTGACGTTGCTTGAAAAGAAAGGTCACCGTGTGCGCGGAGCCGGGACGGGAGAAGAAGCCCTGGAGCAGCTTGAGGCTACCGCCGCGGATCTCGTAATGACCGATCTGAAGATGCCGGGGATGGGCGGCATGGAGTTCCTTCGACGCCTGAAGGGAAAGTGGCCGGATACGGAAGTTGTGGTGATGACGGCCTATGGATCGATCGATACGGCAGTGGAAGCGATGCGCTGCGGCGCATACGATTACCTCACCAAGCCCATCGATCGTGAGCGGTTCCCCTTCGTGGTGGAGAAGGCGCTTGAGCGTCATGCGCTGGCGAGCGAGAACAGGCAGCTTAGGAGCCACCTCGAAACACGCACCCGCTTCGATCAAATGGTGGGTGAGAGCGAGCCGCTGCGGCGCGTGTATGACCTGGTTGAGATGGTGGCCGAGAGCGACGTCACAGTATTGTTGACGGGAGAAAGCGGCACGGGGAAGGAGCTGGTCGCCCGGGCCATCCATCATCGGAGTGCTCGCGCGAATGGACCGTTCATCACGCTGAACTGTGGTGCGTTGCCGGAGAATCTGTTTGAAAGCGAACTGTTCGGCTACGACAAGGGCGCGTTTACCGGGGCGATGACGACGAAGTTGGGGCGATTCGAGCTCGCGCATGAAGGTACGCTGCTGCTGGATGAGGTGGGCGAGCTGTCGCTGAAATCACAGGTGGATTTTCTGCGCGTGTTGGAGACAAAGGAATTCAGGCGCCTGGGTGGAACGAAGGTGATTAGCGTCGATGCTCGGATCATTGCCGCCACGAACCGCAATCTGGAGGAGGCTGTCAAGCAGGGCGATTTTCGCGAGGACCTCTACTATCGACTCAATGTCGTTCCGATCCACCTGCCGCCGTTGCGTGCGCGCTCCGAGGATATCCCGCTGCTCGTGATTCAGTTTTTGACCGCGTTCTCGGCCCAATATCGCCGTGAACCAAAGGAGGTGTCGCGCGATGCGATGCGGTCGCTTCGTCTCTATGCGTGGCCCGGGAATATTCGCCAGCTCCGGAATCTCATGGAGCGGCTAGTGGTGACAGTAAAGGATGCCACCATTCAATCCGAACATCTTCCCGAAGAGATCCAAGCCAGTAAGGAGGATGCCCGTACGATGCTCGTGACGCTGGGGATGTCATTGGAGCAGATCGAACGGGATGTCATTCAACGAACCTTGGCTGAAGTCACGAATCATCGCGAAAAAGCGGCGAAACTTCTTGGCATCAGTCTTCGCGCGTTGCAGTACAAGATCAAAGAATACGGTATCCGCGGCTAA
- the hyfB gene encoding hydrogenase 4 subunit B, which translates to MIVLLVGLLTIYMAGAILPLCFPGKARIQNLVAHGFAAGAGCVGIVLGLTGMLATAPLTLALESNIPHLTFALRLDPLAAFFVLTISLVGLAASIYAFGYVGEFSGRVSVGLLGSLLNGFLLSMTLVVLADNGFFFLILWEVMSLLSYVLVVTEHEKPGVREAGLFYLIMTHVGTAFIILTFLIFFQETGSFSFEAFRHHDQQLTEGLRSIAFFTTLIGFGAKAGIVPLHVWLPYAHPAAPSHISALMSGVMIKTAIYGLIRVCFDFMGGEFPWWWGFTLLVAGTVSALLGVMYALMEHDLKSLLAFHSVENIGIILLGIGAGMIFHTYGLHELAALGLLAGLYHTLNHAVFKALLFLGAGAVQFATHTRNIEEYGGLLRRMPWTGAFFLVGAVSIAALPPTNGFVSEWLVFQSLFLSFQLPTLFLKLMLPIAAAMLALTGALALACFAKAFGMSFLAQPRSTHARQATEVPRSMRVGMGLLAGACVVLGLAPMLVVPLLDRVTAPLTGVAISEEVLALDGWVVAPVTVEFSSISTPVLAMLLVGAGGLGLLMARHFGKGLHARYYKTWGCGLNLTPRMEYTATGFAQPIKQVFETIYQPTVKLEREFQEQSKYFIKHQRFESHIEPVFEKYLYRPVVAFLLATADRLRIIQAGSLHLYLTYIFVTLVLLLLWAG; encoded by the coding sequence ATGATCGTTCTACTCGTCGGCCTGTTGACGATCTACATGGCGGGCGCCATCCTTCCTCTCTGTTTTCCTGGCAAGGCGAGGATTCAGAACCTCGTCGCACACGGGTTTGCGGCGGGGGCGGGATGTGTCGGCATTGTCCTAGGCCTCACAGGGATGCTGGCAACGGCTCCTCTGACTCTCGCACTCGAGTCCAACATTCCCCACCTGACCTTCGCCCTTCGCCTGGATCCGCTGGCGGCGTTCTTCGTCCTGACCATCTCGCTGGTGGGGTTGGCCGCGTCGATCTACGCGTTCGGCTACGTCGGCGAATTCTCCGGCCGCGTCTCGGTGGGATTGTTGGGCTCTCTCCTGAACGGATTCTTGCTCTCCATGACCCTGGTCGTCCTGGCCGACAATGGGTTTTTCTTCCTGATCCTCTGGGAAGTCATGTCCCTGCTGTCCTATGTGCTGGTGGTGACGGAGCACGAGAAACCCGGTGTCCGGGAGGCCGGGTTGTTCTATCTCATCATGACGCACGTCGGGACCGCTTTTATCATCCTGACGTTTTTGATCTTTTTTCAGGAAACCGGCTCCTTCTCCTTCGAGGCGTTTCGCCACCACGATCAGCAGCTTACCGAGGGATTGCGATCGATCGCGTTCTTCACGACGTTGATCGGATTCGGCGCGAAGGCCGGTATCGTCCCGCTGCATGTATGGCTGCCCTATGCGCACCCCGCCGCCCCGTCCCACATCTCAGCCTTGATGTCGGGAGTCATGATTAAGACCGCCATCTATGGATTGATCCGGGTGTGCTTCGATTTCATGGGGGGGGAATTTCCCTGGTGGTGGGGCTTCACGTTATTGGTCGCCGGCACAGTCTCGGCGCTGTTGGGCGTCATGTATGCCTTGATGGAACATGACCTGAAGAGCCTGCTGGCGTTTCACAGCGTGGAGAACATCGGGATCATTCTGCTGGGAATCGGCGCGGGGATGATCTTCCATACCTATGGCTTGCATGAACTGGCCGCGCTCGGATTGCTGGCCGGTCTGTATCACACCCTGAATCACGCGGTGTTCAAGGCGCTGTTGTTTCTGGGTGCCGGAGCGGTGCAGTTCGCCACTCACACGAGGAACATCGAGGAGTATGGCGGCTTGCTTCGGCGCATGCCTTGGACGGGGGCCTTTTTCCTGGTCGGCGCCGTCTCCATTGCGGCGCTTCCGCCCACCAACGGGTTTGTCAGTGAGTGGCTGGTTTTTCAGAGTCTGTTTCTCAGCTTTCAGCTGCCCACCCTGTTTCTCAAGTTGATGCTGCCGATTGCCGCCGCGATGCTGGCGCTGACGGGTGCGCTGGCGCTGGCGTGTTTTGCAAAGGCTTTCGGGATGTCGTTTCTGGCACAGCCACGCAGCACCCATGCTCGTCAGGCCACGGAAGTGCCCCGGTCGATGCGGGTGGGCATGGGCCTGTTGGCAGGCGCCTGCGTGGTGTTAGGGTTGGCGCCTATGTTGGTCGTCCCGTTGTTGGATCGGGTCACGGCTCCATTGACGGGCGTCGCCATCAGTGAGGAGGTGCTGGCGCTCGACGGCTGGGTCGTGGCGCCGGTGACGGTGGAGTTTTCCAGCATCTCGACGCCGGTGTTGGCCATGCTGCTGGTCGGAGCAGGAGGGTTGGGTCTGCTGATGGCGCGGCATTTTGGAAAGGGATTGCACGCGCGCTATTACAAGACCTGGGGGTGCGGGCTGAATCTAACGCCTCGCATGGAATACACCGCGACCGGCTTTGCGCAACCGATCAAGCAGGTCTTTGAAACCATCTACCAGCCGACGGTGAAGCTGGAGCGGGAGTTTCAGGAGCAATCGAAGTATTTCATCAAGCATCAGCGGTTCGAGTCCCACATTGAGCCGGTCTTCGAGAAATACCTCTACCGGCCGGTGGTGGCCTTTCTGCTGGCGACAGCGGACCGCCTGCGCATTATTCAGGCCGGCAGCCTCCATCTGTATCTGACCTACATTTTCGTGACCTTGGTGCTGTTGTTGTTATGGGCGGGGTAG